In Microbacterium esteraromaticum, the following proteins share a genomic window:
- the sucB gene encoding 2-oxoglutarate dehydrogenase, E2 component, dihydrolipoamide succinyltransferase, which produces MSTAVVLPALGESVTEGTVTRWLKQVGDTVQADEGLLEISTDKVDTEIPSPVSGVIEEILVAEDETVEVGALLARIGDGSGAASGGDAPAAEAPAADEAPAQEAQSTAAPAENEVEASQASDQAQAPTPAASGDATDVVLPELGESVTEGTVTRWLKQVGDDVAVDEALLEISTDKVDTEIPSPVAGTLQEILADEDETVEVGAVLARIGSGAPAAAAPAAEGPAAEAPAPAAEAPAPAAEAPAAAAEAPAPAAEAPAAAQQAPAAEAAAPAPAAPAAEAPASADSDSLYVTPLVRRLASQQGIDLSTVTGTGVGGRIRKEDVLKAAESKSQAPAAAAAAPAPAPLEVSPLRGTTQKMSRLRKVVAERAVASMQQTAQLTTFVEVDVTKLAAFRNAKKDEFNQKTGAKLSFLPFFTLAAAEALQAFPIINSTVDGDSIVYPASENISIAVDTERGLLTPVVRDAGTKNIAQLAQEIADLAARTRDNKLKPDELAGGTFTVTNTGSRGALFDTPLVFLPQSAILGTGVVFKRPGVVTVDGVDAIAVRSYVYLAISYDHRTIDGADAARFLGAIKTRLESAEFTANLGI; this is translated from the coding sequence ATGAGCACAGCCGTGGTCCTTCCCGCACTCGGGGAGAGCGTCACCGAGGGCACGGTCACTCGCTGGCTGAAGCAGGTCGGCGACACCGTGCAGGCCGATGAAGGCCTGCTGGAGATCTCGACCGACAAGGTCGACACCGAGATCCCGTCCCCCGTCAGCGGCGTCATCGAGGAGATCCTCGTCGCCGAGGACGAGACCGTCGAGGTCGGCGCGCTGCTCGCGCGCATCGGCGACGGCAGCGGGGCAGCTTCCGGCGGCGACGCACCCGCAGCCGAGGCTCCGGCCGCCGACGAGGCGCCCGCGCAGGAGGCGCAGTCCACGGCTGCTCCTGCCGAGAACGAGGTAGAGGCCTCGCAGGCATCCGACCAGGCCCAGGCGCCGACCCCCGCGGCATCGGGAGATGCGACGGACGTCGTTCTCCCCGAACTGGGTGAGAGCGTCACCGAGGGAACCGTCACCCGCTGGCTGAAGCAGGTCGGCGATGATGTCGCCGTCGACGAGGCTCTGCTCGAGATCTCGACCGACAAGGTCGACACCGAGATCCCGTCGCCCGTCGCGGGTACGCTGCAGGAGATCCTGGCTGACGAGGACGAGACCGTCGAGGTCGGCGCTGTGCTCGCCCGCATCGGCTCCGGCGCTCCGGCTGCTGCCGCACCCGCCGCAGAGGGTCCCGCCGCCGAGGCACCGGCCCCAGCAGCTGAGGCACCGGCCCCCGCGGCTGAGGCACCGGCCGCCGCGGCCGAGGCACCGGCCCCGGCAGCTGAGGCACCGGCCGCCGCCCAGCAGGCGCCCGCGGCAGAAGCGGCCGCTCCCGCGCCGGCAGCTCCGGCGGCTGAGGCGCCCGCCTCGGCTGACTCCGACTCGCTCTACGTGACTCCGCTGGTGCGCCGCCTGGCCAGCCAGCAAGGTATCGACCTGTCGACCGTCACCGGCACCGGTGTCGGGGGACGCATCCGCAAGGAGGACGTCCTCAAGGCAGCCGAGTCGAAGTCGCAGGCTCCTGCCGCCGCGGCCGCGGCTCCGGCCCCCGCGCCGCTCGAGGTCTCGCCGCTGCGTGGCACCACGCAGAAGATGTCGCGTCTGCGCAAGGTCGTGGCAGAGCGCGCCGTCGCGTCGATGCAGCAGACCGCGCAGCTGACCACGTTCGTGGAAGTGGACGTCACCAAGCTGGCGGCGTTCCGCAACGCGAAGAAGGACGAGTTCAACCAGAAGACCGGCGCAAAGCTGTCGTTCCTGCCGTTCTTCACCCTCGCAGCCGCCGAAGCGCTGCAGGCGTTCCCGATCATCAACTCGACCGTCGACGGCGACTCGATCGTCTACCCGGCGAGCGAGAACATCTCGATCGCGGTCGACACCGAGCGCGGACTGCTGACCCCCGTCGTCCGCGATGCGGGAACCAAGAACATCGCCCAGCTCGCGCAGGAGATCGCCGACCTGGCGGCTCGCACGCGCGACAACAAGCTGAAGCCCGACGAGCTCGCCGGCGGCACCTTCACGGTGACCAACACGGGTTCGCGCGGCGCACTGTTCGACACTCCCCTGGTGTTCCTGCCGCAGTCGGCGATCCTCGGCACCGGCGTCGTCTTCAAGCGGCCCGGCGTCGTCACGGTCGACGGAGTGGATGCCATCGCGGTCCGCTCGTACGTGTACCTGGCGATCTCGTACGACCACCGCACGATCGACGGCGCGGACGCTGCTCGCTTCCTCGGCGCGATCAAGACCCGTCTCGAGTCGGCGGAGTTCACCGCGAATCTCGGGATCTGA